From the Triticum urartu cultivar G1812 chromosome 4, Tu2.1, whole genome shotgun sequence genome, the window GTGCTGCTATTTTGCTGCTGCTCACTGCTGGTGCTGTTCCCTCTGTTCCTGGTCATGCTCTGTCGCTGGCTggttggctactgctgctaaaaTTTGCTGCCACTAGCTGCTGTTGTTGGCTGTGCTAATGTGTTGTGCACTTGTGCTGTGCTGTTGTGTTGAGAACATGGCTATGAGAGCGATATACTGACAAGGTATTTATCTGTTCCATGATTATATCCCGCTCCAATTTACATTTTAGTTGTATATAGATGGGCACATGGCTATAATCTGCTACATGGAGAGCTATGTATTGATATTCCTAATTTCCTATGTTTTCCCAGCTGCAAACTACTTCCCCAGCGATCCCAGCTATGTCCTTCTGGCTTGTCCGTATGGTGTCAGTACAGTATTGTATGGGATACTTAGACGCGCGTCTAAGCAGCACATAAGCGAGCTAGGCACAAGTAGGTCCCAAAACGAACAATTTATGCCTAGTGCCTTTCTGAACTTTGCAGATAATGTGAGTAGGTCGGGTGATTTTATCTCCTGGAGAAAGAAGTTGATATGTGGGGATTATGAGGTGGTCATATCACAAAGAACCTAAAACCCTTCCATAAAAATAATTAGGTAAAATGATATGCATCTAACTTAATTACATATGCTATTTGTAAACTGCTAATCTGAAGCACATTTTAATGGATGATGACAGCTTATACTTCATGTAAGAGCAGAACAGAGTACTTGTGATGTAGAGATATGGTTATTCATGTTGGAGCAAGATGTGCCAGATGATCAAAAAGTTAAGATATGCTGTGGCTTACATCCTCAATCAGTAGCAACTTTCTTCCTTGCTGCCCTTGCATTATCATACTCAAACTTGAGCACATCTTGAATATGTGAAGTATCCTTGATATAAAACCACCTCCCAATTGCGCTCTCCTCAATCATTGGGAAGTATTGAGCAAGAAAGGTGTTGGCGAACCAGTACCAGATAGCACCAAATACAAGGCCGACTACTGCTCCCGCGAAAACCTAATGAACCCATCAAATTGAAATATCTGTCAGTTTTTTCAGTGGCAGTCATGACACTTCGCTTATTATAAAAGCAATAAAACCAAACAATGTTCCAAACAAGCAGGTATGCAGGGAGACCACCAACTTTTCTCAAGGATGACGCCATTAAGCCGAATCACACTGCTGATTCGGGAACAAGTATACTATGAAGAGAGAATACCCAACTTTCAAGTACATATCCACCCAAAATGTAATTGTCCTATGGTTCAAATTCATATGCAAACAGATAGGTCCAACAGATTAACCATATGAATTTCATTCACCTATTGAGGCCATAAGGATAGCGCTTTAGCTGTAATTTTTGTGTTTTCAAAGAAATATTCTTGAGTTTTAGATCCGAATGCTTCAATTGATGGATTTCAACCAATTGAAATTCAAATGCAAACAGGCACGCAAATTCCTATGTGAATAATCCCTATGATTTCAACCATACAAACTTTTCCTATGGATGCCCTTCGGATCAAAGGAATGAAAGCGCCAAAATTCATACGGATTGCTTTCCACCCAATCCCATATGATTGATTCATAGAAAGGTTAGATCACTTTTTTTTATTCTTTCAATTCCTGTAGGATATCAATTAGTATCCCAGTGTTTTGCAAACCCTGCATTTCGAAGAAGTCTTAAATTATCTGATTGTAATGCCCAATCATTGGTTAGAAGTGCATCAATCGATAATCAAAATCCCATCGTGTCCGCGTAGATCGGATCCGAAATTCAGGGGCTCTGACCTGCGGGACGGTGTGGTAGCCGAGATACACCCTGGAGAGCATAGTGAGGAACGCGAGAGGCCATGAGAAGGCGGCCATGACGCGGCTCGCCGGCGACCGCCGGAGCACGAAGAGCGAGAGGTACGTGGCGAAGAAGAAGGTGTACTGCGCGTGGCTGGACGGCCACCCGTGGGAGTCGCAGGTCTCGAGCAGCTCGCACGAGGCCGGGCGGGACTGCGCGACGGAGTGCTTGATGAGCTCGTTGAGGACCTGCGAGACGAGGAGCCCCAAGGCGAAGCAGATGCCCTGCAGCTCGCGGCGGAACATGAAGTGGGAGATGAAGCCGCCGAGGCTGATGAAGACCGGGATTAGGGAGACCCACGCGAGGAAGAGGCCGACCCTGTCGCCCCGGTGGTATCGGACGTGGGTGAGCGTGATGGCCTTGAGCGCCGGCGGCACCGACGCGGCCATCTCCTGGTACTCCCCGGCCCCGGACATGGCTCCGCCGCAGAGCTCTCTCCTTTTCCTCTCTTCTCCGATTGGGGCGTCGCGTAGGGGATCTGCGCGTTGCGCTTTTCCGGCGGGCCGTGAAGACGCGTGCGCGGAGCGGACGTGCCAGAAGAAGTGGGgcgtgggggtgggggtggggtacAAGGAGAAGCCTAGAGCTACGGATGAATCTGATGGTCCAGATTGAGTTGGTTCAGGCGCCATTTCCAGCAAGTCTCTTTTCCTTCTGCATGGAGAAAACTACTCCTATAAAATCATGGAagcacgaaagtgtattttttttaaAGGACTTTCTCCTGCCTCATTTTTATTAAAAACGAGGCAAGCTCGGGCTATAGCCAAAGTAGTTGAATCTGATAAGATTCACAAGCAAACAACTAACAATATGAGCAAAGAAAATTCAGCAACAAAAATCATCTATTACATAATCATCAGCGTCAGCTGGAATAGGCTTTTGGATAGAAGCTCCGTTGATCAATCCCTGCACCCACATTATTCTTCATCACCAGGCGATCCTTAGAAGCTCTCATCTTCTTCAATCCAGCAGTAGCAGGCAGTCCTTCATTATTTTTTATTGAGAATCCAAACATGTAATCATCCATCTATGAAGGAGCACACTTACTCTACTCAGAAGAATTCAGATATCTTTCCACACAGCTCCATGAAAACACAAATCATTTCTCATAGCCCATAAGCTCTAGATGAAGGCGACACAAGCCATACCTATAACAGATTTCTTATTATCTCTATCCCACAAAGAAGATAATTCATTTCTATTGTCAAGAGAGATAAAAGTGAAAAGCTTCAGCAATATCTTCCGAAACATGTCTTGCAATAATGCAACCAAAAAGCAAGTGATTGGCAATATTCATACTCATTATAAAAGAGACAAGTTAAATCAGCTAAGTGTTCTCTTTTACTCAAATTGTCTCTTGTAAGGATTTTGATAT encodes:
- the LOC125552001 gene encoding lipid phosphate phosphatase gamma — encoded protein: MSGAGEYQEMAASVPPALKAITLTHVRYHRGDRVGLFLAWVSLIPVFISLGGFISHFMFRRELQGICFALGLLVSQVLNELIKHSVAQSRPASCELLETCDSHGWPSSHAQYTFFFATYLSLFVLRRSPASRVMAAFSWPLAFLTMLSRVYLGYHTVPQVFAGAVVGLVFGAIWYWFANTFLAQYFPMIEESAIGRWFYIKDTSHIQDVLKFEYDNARAARKKVATD